From the Chitinolyticbacter meiyuanensis genome, one window contains:
- a CDS encoding SRPBCC family protein: protein MLVVKWILVVLVVAIAVIAILAARKPDTFRVSRTQQINAPAEAIFPYLSDFKRWSAWSPFEGLDPHMKREFGGASQGVGAVYGWNGSGKAGEGRMEITEASAPHHLTIALRFIRPFPGENIAEFSLVPTDGGTAVSWTMHGPNPWIARVMQVFCDMDALIGRDFEAGLAKLKAAAESR from the coding sequence ATGCTCGTGGTCAAATGGATCCTTGTGGTGCTGGTGGTGGCGATCGCGGTCATCGCCATCCTGGCGGCCCGCAAACCCGACACCTTCCGCGTCTCGCGCACGCAGCAGATCAATGCACCGGCCGAAGCGATCTTTCCCTATCTCAGCGATTTCAAACGCTGGTCGGCCTGGTCGCCATTCGAGGGACTCGATCCTCACATGAAGCGCGAGTTCGGTGGCGCAAGCCAGGGCGTCGGTGCGGTCTATGGCTGGAACGGCAGCGGCAAGGCGGGTGAAGGCCGGATGGAGATCACCGAGGCCAGCGCACCACACCACCTGACCATTGCACTGCGCTTCATCCGGCCGTTTCCCGGCGAGAACATCGCCGAATTCAGCCTGGTGCCCACGGATGGCGGCACCGCGGTGAGCTGGACCATGCACGGCCCCAACCCGTGGATCGCCAGGGTGATGCAGGTGTTCTGCGACATGGATGCGCTGATCGGGCGCGACTTTGAAGCCGGCCTTGCCAAGCTCAAGGCGGCTGCAGAAAGCCGCTGA
- a CDS encoding SDR family NAD(P)-dependent oxidoreductase yields MLLQDKVAVIYGGSGAIGSQCARVFAREGATVFLAARHPDRLAAVVRDIEAAGGKAYAHPVDTLIEHDVERHVAEVLDRAGRIDVALNAVGMVHVQGPGLLELSLADFELPIASYTRSNFLTARAVARAMVRQRAGVVLTLSTPGSRLAGTGFLGFGMANAAVETLTRHLAAELGPHGARAICLRPDAIPQALAQGSHAAEVFAESARRAGQPIAAMLAAHAESGTLLKRLPTLAEVAEFAAFVASDRASAMTGAIVNLTCGSLVD; encoded by the coding sequence ATGCTGCTCCAGGACAAGGTCGCCGTGATCTACGGCGGTAGTGGCGCCATCGGCAGCCAGTGCGCGCGGGTGTTCGCCAGGGAAGGCGCCACGGTGTTTCTCGCCGCACGCCATCCGGACCGGCTCGCGGCGGTCGTGCGCGACATCGAGGCCGCTGGCGGCAAGGCCTACGCCCACCCGGTCGACACGCTGATCGAGCATGACGTCGAGCGCCATGTGGCCGAAGTGCTGGATCGCGCCGGCCGGATCGACGTGGCCTTGAACGCCGTGGGCATGGTGCATGTACAGGGCCCGGGCCTGCTGGAGTTGTCGCTAGCCGATTTCGAGTTGCCGATCGCCAGCTATACCCGCAGCAACTTCCTCACCGCCCGCGCAGTGGCCCGCGCCATGGTCCGCCAGCGCGCCGGCGTGGTGCTCACGCTGAGCACACCCGGCTCGCGCCTTGCCGGCACCGGCTTTCTCGGTTTCGGCATGGCCAATGCGGCGGTGGAGACGCTGACGCGCCACCTCGCTGCCGAGCTCGGCCCGCATGGCGCACGGGCCATCTGCCTGCGGCCCGATGCGATCCCGCAAGCGCTAGCGCAAGGCTCGCACGCCGCCGAGGTCTTCGCGGAGTCGGCGCGGCGCGCCGGCCAGCCCATTGCCGCGATGCTGGCCGCGCACGCCGAATCCGGCACGCTGTTGAAGCGCCTGCCCACGCTGGCGGAAGTGGCCGAGTTCGCTGCCTTTGTCGCCTCGGATCGCGCCAGTGCCATGACCGGCGCCATCGTCAACCTCACCTGCGGCTCGCTGGTCGACTGA
- a CDS encoding YciI family protein has translation MDFLLIIAHDDAFEPSAELIGEVHRWVADTTAAGIRRYGNPLASMQEAVTVRVRDGAVHATPGPFAAGDEQICAYDLISCASREEAVAVASRHPIARVAAIEVRPIWQSLANQGAA, from the coding sequence ATGGACTTCCTGCTCATCATCGCCCATGACGATGCTTTCGAGCCTTCTGCCGAGCTGATCGGCGAGGTGCACCGGTGGGTAGCCGACACCACGGCTGCCGGCATCCGCCGCTATGGCAACCCGCTCGCTTCGATGCAAGAGGCAGTGACCGTGCGTGTGCGCGATGGCGCCGTACACGCCACGCCCGGCCCGTTCGCCGCGGGCGACGAGCAGATCTGCGCCTACGACCTGATCTCCTGCGCCAGCCGCGAGGAAGCCGTGGCCGTGGCCAGCCGGCACCCGATCGCCCGCGTCGCCGCGATCGAGGTCAGGCCGATCTGGCAGAGCCTCGCCAACCAGGGAGCTGCGTAA
- a CDS encoding SRPBCC family protein — protein sequence MVGSKRNERQIVLSRELAFPRERVFAAWTQPEHIAHWWGPDGFTNTVHTMDVRAGGSWRFVMHGPDGSNYPNRIVYTEVDPPACLVYQHGGDNEPFVADFHVTVRFEATASGTLLTLTMEFATAAACEKVKSFGAVEGGRQTLARLADHLAAMPA from the coding sequence ATGGTAGGGAGCAAGCGCAACGAGCGCCAGATCGTACTGAGCCGCGAGCTCGCCTTCCCGCGCGAGCGAGTGTTCGCGGCCTGGACCCAACCCGAGCACATCGCCCACTGGTGGGGACCAGACGGCTTCACCAACACCGTGCATACGATGGATGTGCGTGCCGGCGGCAGTTGGCGCTTCGTGATGCACGGCCCGGACGGCAGCAACTATCCCAACCGCATCGTCTACACCGAGGTCGACCCGCCCGCTTGCCTTGTGTACCAGCATGGCGGCGACAACGAGCCCTTCGTGGCCGACTTTCACGTGACAGTCCGCTTCGAGGCCACAGCCAGCGGCACGTTGCTGACGCTGACGATGGAATTCGCCACGGCAGCGGCATGCGAGAAAGTGAAATCGTTCGGTGCCGTCGAAGGTGGACGGCAGACGCTGGCCCGGCTGGCCGACCATCTGGCCGCCATGCCTGCCTGA